A DNA window from Seriola aureovittata isolate HTS-2021-v1 ecotype China chromosome 8, ASM2101889v1, whole genome shotgun sequence contains the following coding sequences:
- the cetn2 gene encoding uncharacterized protein cetn2, translated as MLNRSAVPLCQSSTRQLMATSAKRPSLQGPVPPPRKKTAPKPELTEEQKQEIREAFELFDTDGSGYIDVKELKVAMRALGFEPKKEEIKKMTGEVDKDGTGKISFGDFLTVMTQKMAEKDSKEEILKAFRLFDDDETGKISFKNLKRVAKELGENLTDEELQEMIDEADRDGDGEVNQQEFLRIMKKTCLY; from the exons ATGCTGAATAGATCTGCGGTTCCTCTTTGTCAATCAAGTACACGGCAACTGATG GCGACCAGTGCCAAGAGACCATCCCTGCAGGGTCCAGTGCCCCCTCCTCGCAAGAAGACAGCCCCCAAACCGGagctgacagaggagcagaagcAGGAAATTAGGGAGGCCTTTGAGCTGTTTGACACAGATGGTTCAGGATACATTGATGTCAAAGAGCTCAag GTCGCGATGAGAGCTCTGGGGTTCGAACCGAAGAAAGAGGAGATCAAGAAGATGACTGGTGAGGTGGATAAGGATGGCACGGGGAAGATCTCCTTTGGCGACTTCCTTACTGTCATGACACAGAAAATG GCTGAGAAGGACTCCAAAGAGGAGATCCTGAAAGCCTTCCGCCTGTTTGACGATGACGAGACAGGCAAGATCTCCTTCAAGAATCTGAAGAGAGTAGCCAAAGAGCTTGGCGAGAACCTGACAGACGAAGAGCTGCAG GAAATGATAGATGAAGCAGACAGGGATGGAGACGGAGAAGTCAACCAGCAGGAGTTCCTGCGCATTATGAAGAAAACCTGCCTGTACTGA
- the nsdhl gene encoding sterol-4-alpha-carboxylate 3-dehydrogenase, decarboxylating — protein MATRVRPSSKRCAVIGGSGFLGRHLVEKLLDRGYSVSVFDIRQSYELPGVTFHQGDLCDKQTLLPALGDVSLVFHCASPAPGSDNRALFESVNIQGTRTVIQACIEAGVQKLVLTSSASVVFEGTDIKNGREDLPYAKKPIDYYTETKIEQEKLVLEACDKKKGFLTVAIRPHGIFGPRDPQLVPILVDTARRGKMKFIIGDGTNLVDFTFVENVVHGHILAAERLRPDSPLCGKPYHITNDEPVRFWDFMSDVLVGLGYAAPRYRLPYTLVYGLALLLWLLALILRPLVSFKPTFTPMRVALAGTHHYYSCERAKQDMGYKPVVSLKEGIARTVESYPHLRRGA, from the exons ATGGCCACGCGTGTCCGACCG AGCAGTAAGCGGTGTGCAGTCATCGGCGGCTCTGGTTTCCTGGGCAGACACCTGGTGGAGAAGCTGCTGGACAGAGGCTACTCCGTTTCTGTGTTCGACATCCGTCAGAGCTACGAGCTGCCCGGTGTCACCTTTCACCAGGGAGACCTCTGCGACAAACAG ACTCTGCTGCCAGCTCTGGGGGATGTGTCCCTGGTCTTCCACTGTGCCTCCCCAGCCCCCGGGAGTGATAACCGTGCACTGTTTGAGAGCGTCAACATTCAGGGCACACGCACCGTTATTCAGGCCTGCATCGAGGCTGGAGTACAG AAATTGGTCCTGACCAGCAGTGCCAGTGTGGTGTTTGAAGGGACAGACATTAAGAATGGGAGAGAGGACCTACCGTATGCCAAGAAGCCCATCGACTACTACACAGAGACCAAGATTGAACAGGAGAAG tTGGTCCTCGAGGCTTGTGACAAGAAGAAGGGTTTCCTAACTGTTGCCATCCGGCCTCATGGCATCTTTGGCCCTCGGGACCCACAGCTGGTTCCTATCCTGGTGGATACGGCTCGCAGGGGCAAGATGAAGTTCATCATTGG TGATGGAACCAACCTGGTAGATTTCACCTTTGTGGAGAATGTAGTTCACGGACACATCCTGGCTGCTGAACGCCTGAGGCCGGACTCGCCTTTATGTGgaaaa CCATACCACATCACCAATGACGAGCCGGTTAGATTCTGGGACTTCATGTCTGACGTGTTAGTGGGGCTGGGATACGCCGCTCCGCGCTACCGACTCCCCTACACCCTTGTGTACGGACTGGCCCTGCTCCTGTGGCTGCTGGCCCTGATCCTGCGTCCTCTAGTGTCCTTCAAACCCACTTTTACTCCAATGAGAGTGGCTCTGGCCGGAACCCACCACTACTACAGCTGTGAACGTGCCAAGCAGGACATGGGCTACAAGCCGGTAGTCAGTCTGAAGGAGGGCATCGCGCGCACGGTTGAGAGCTACCCTCATCTCAGACGAGGGGCTTGA